One Gordonia mangrovi genomic region harbors:
- a CDS encoding acyl-CoA dehydrogenase family protein, translated as MPGLTVDTELAELMSDVFAAHRKRLDDSVDGSTGDADAALWRQLCDLGLARLTGSETSGGSGADWPAAAELLRAAASHRVPTPVVEHDLLAGWLLETAGLPADDSRRSACVLDETGTARDVGWAQAAERIVVAWRGEFGWRVTDIDVADLTITPGRNVADEPRDIVVIDTTLLTGVAVDDGVLTRFRLRGALARAVQVCGALDGALAVSVAHAADREQFGRPLARFQAVTNLVADIAAEAALARAATEAALGAAVQSDWTAPDLTFLVAVARSCVGRAASVVVRNAHQVLGAIGTTQEHQLHGFTLPALAWRSEFGSVHDWEHVVTDAAIEAGVDGLWPLISGTAPLSPPARAQES; from the coding sequence ATGCCCGGCCTCACGGTGGATACCGAATTGGCCGAGCTGATGTCGGATGTGTTCGCCGCGCATCGGAAACGACTCGACGACAGCGTGGATGGCTCCACCGGCGACGCGGATGCCGCATTGTGGCGACAGCTGTGCGATCTCGGGCTGGCGCGGCTGACGGGCAGTGAGACGTCCGGCGGCAGTGGCGCCGACTGGCCGGCGGCGGCCGAACTGCTGCGCGCCGCGGCGTCCCACCGAGTGCCGACCCCGGTTGTCGAACACGACCTGCTGGCCGGGTGGTTGCTGGAGACCGCAGGTCTGCCGGCCGACGACTCGCGGAGGTCGGCGTGTGTGCTCGACGAGACGGGCACCGCCCGCGACGTCGGGTGGGCGCAGGCCGCCGAACGGATCGTCGTCGCGTGGCGTGGCGAGTTCGGGTGGCGGGTCACCGATATCGACGTCGCGGATCTGACGATCACACCAGGCCGCAATGTCGCCGATGAACCGCGCGACATCGTCGTCATCGACACGACCCTCCTGACCGGCGTGGCCGTCGATGACGGTGTGCTCACCCGGTTTCGCCTCCGCGGCGCCCTGGCGCGCGCCGTGCAGGTGTGTGGCGCGCTCGACGGCGCTCTCGCCGTGTCCGTCGCCCACGCCGCCGACCGGGAACAGTTCGGCCGTCCGTTGGCACGGTTCCAGGCCGTGACCAACCTGGTCGCCGACATCGCCGCGGAAGCCGCGCTGGCTCGGGCGGCCACCGAGGCCGCACTCGGCGCCGCGGTGCAGTCCGACTGGACGGCACCCGACCTGACATTCCTGGTGGCGGTGGCCCGTTCGTGTGTGGGCAGGGCGGCGTCGGTGGTGGTGCGCAACGCCCATCAGGTGCTCGGCGCCATCGGCACCACCCAGGAGCATCAGCTACACGGGTTCACCTTGCCGGCGCTGGCATGGCGGTCGGAGTTCGGTTCGGTGCACGACTGGGAACACGTCGTCACCGACGCCGCGATCGAGGCGGGTGTCGACGGTTTGTGGCCCCTCATCTCGGGGACCGCCCCGCTGTCGCCACCAGCGCGGGCGCAGGAAAGCTGA
- a CDS encoding globin domain-containing protein: MDRQLLEHSLASVDLPDDGLTVRFYQILFERYPAVEPMFQRDTKIQAEMLRTAIVSVIDNLDDAEWLTTNLGSLGKRHAEMGVTAPMYEAVGECMIAAMAEIGGDAWTRDMTAAWTEALTAVASLMLAGYPGGDSHSGN; the protein is encoded by the coding sequence ATGGACAGACAGCTACTCGAGCACAGCCTCGCCTCGGTGGACCTACCCGACGACGGCCTCACCGTGCGCTTCTACCAGATACTGTTCGAGAGATATCCGGCTGTCGAACCGATGTTTCAGCGTGACACCAAGATTCAGGCGGAAATGCTGCGCACCGCCATCGTGTCGGTGATCGACAATCTCGACGACGCCGAGTGGTTGACCACCAACCTCGGGTCCCTCGGCAAACGACACGCCGAGATGGGCGTCACCGCACCGATGTACGAGGCGGTCGGCGAATGCATGATCGCGGCGATGGCCGAGATCGGCGGCGACGCATGGACCCGCGACATGACCGCAGCGTGGACCGAAGCCCTCACTGCCGTGGCATCGCTGATGCTCGCTGGCTACCCCGGGGGCGATAGCCACTCGGGGAACTGA
- a CDS encoding TetR/AcrR family transcriptional regulator — protein MKPGHAVAAPDIRAPEQSPSLLQRAYVAVIGGDFDEPDDPTRTRLLDAAFDQFCRMGIQRSSMDEVARRAGLSRVTIYRKFDTKDALVEQVILREFRRYFVRFLADIGEADTAEERVVFGFVSSLRSILDNPLIGGLIETEPTLLAGSIGADDGRMLAAVRQFLSQQLRRDQLAGNIAADLDTELTAEMMVRFSNSFLTVPSQLVDVHDDDQLAAIARQYLVPMLNPPKS, from the coding sequence GTGAAACCAGGCCATGCCGTCGCGGCGCCGGATATCCGGGCGCCTGAGCAGTCCCCGTCATTGCTGCAGCGCGCCTACGTGGCGGTGATCGGCGGCGATTTCGATGAGCCCGACGACCCGACCCGGACCCGGCTGCTCGATGCCGCGTTCGACCAATTCTGCCGAATGGGTATCCAGCGATCGTCGATGGACGAGGTCGCCCGACGTGCCGGGCTGTCCCGGGTGACGATCTACCGGAAGTTCGACACCAAGGACGCGCTGGTGGAACAGGTCATCCTGCGCGAGTTCCGTCGGTACTTCGTGCGGTTCCTGGCCGATATCGGTGAGGCGGACACCGCAGAAGAACGAGTGGTGTTCGGATTCGTCAGTTCGCTGCGGTCAATCCTCGACAACCCGCTCATCGGCGGCCTCATCGAGACGGAGCCGACATTGCTCGCCGGGTCGATCGGCGCCGACGACGGGCGGATGCTGGCCGCAGTCCGGCAGTTCCTCTCCCAACAGCTGCGCAGGGATCAACTGGCCGGCAACATCGCCGCCGACCTCGACACCGAGCTGACCGCCGAGATGATGGTCCGATTCTCGAACTCGTTCCTGACCGTGCCCAGCCAGCTCGTCGATGTGCACGATGACGATCAGCTCGCCGCGATCGCCCGCCAGTACCTGGTGCCGATGCTGAACCCGCCGAAGTCGTGA
- a CDS encoding winged helix-turn-helix transcriptional regulator, whose amino-acid sequence MRTYGQYCPIARASELLAERWTPLLVRNLMFGAETFSAIAHGVPQMSRSMLVTRLDEMERAGLISVTPKAHGRGHLYHLTEAGQDLSAVVSALADWGERWADLGPQHTDPGFALWSWCQVQLDRSALPTRRVVIAFVFPDQPRGNRNFWLLIDQGDAEVCYSDPGGDPAVYVRAESAAFIDWHRGALSWRSAIRSGRIAIHGDRALARALPTWNTREPQMR is encoded by the coding sequence GTGCGTACCTATGGTCAGTACTGCCCGATCGCTCGCGCATCGGAGCTCCTGGCGGAGCGGTGGACCCCACTGCTCGTCCGAAACCTCATGTTCGGCGCCGAGACCTTCAGCGCGATCGCGCACGGCGTGCCACAGATGTCGCGGTCGATGCTGGTCACCCGACTCGATGAGATGGAACGCGCCGGACTGATCTCGGTGACGCCCAAAGCCCACGGACGCGGCCACCTGTATCACCTCACCGAGGCCGGACAGGACCTGTCGGCGGTGGTGAGCGCATTGGCGGACTGGGGCGAACGATGGGCGGACCTCGGGCCCCAGCACACCGATCCCGGATTCGCCCTCTGGTCGTGGTGTCAGGTTCAACTCGACCGCTCGGCGTTGCCCACCCGGCGCGTGGTGATCGCATTCGTCTTCCCCGATCAGCCGCGCGGTAACCGCAACTTCTGGCTGTTGATCGATCAGGGGGACGCGGAGGTCTGTTACTCCGATCCGGGCGGTGACCCGGCTGTGTACGTCCGGGCCGAATCCGCCGCATTCATCGACTGGCACCGCGGCGCGTTGTCGTGGCGCAGCGCAATCCGATCCGGCCGCATCGCGATTCACGGCGATCGCGCTCTCGCTCGTGCGCTGCCGACGTGGAATACCCGCGAGCCGCAGATGCGTTAG
- a CDS encoding methyltransferase domain-containing protein has translation MGDMTTRHTAAAGQVTDTAARLYERFFVPALFGQWPNRLLDLGGAGSGDDVLDIACGTGVVARTARSRVGATGSVAGLDPNAGMLDVARGLAPEITWIPGRAEALPMAAGSYDRVFCQFGLMFFADRAAAVAEMARVLRPGGRVCIATWAQLAETPGYTAMVELLDEMFGAQYADALAAPFCIGTSAELTDIVRTAFDDVEVHRLAGVARFPSIDAWVTTDVRAWTLDEMLDDAQFDDLRQQASQRLAGFCDRSGAVSFPAPALVATAGRSPR, from the coding sequence ATGGGCGACATGACAACGAGGCACACAGCGGCAGCCGGACAGGTGACGGACACGGCGGCGCGGTTGTACGAGAGGTTCTTCGTACCCGCACTGTTCGGTCAGTGGCCGAACCGGCTGCTCGATCTCGGCGGGGCCGGGAGTGGCGACGATGTTCTGGACATCGCCTGCGGCACAGGTGTTGTGGCACGAACTGCACGATCTCGGGTCGGAGCGACCGGTTCCGTCGCGGGGCTCGATCCGAACGCGGGCATGCTGGATGTCGCCCGCGGCCTGGCCCCGGAGATCACCTGGATCCCCGGACGTGCCGAGGCGTTGCCGATGGCCGCCGGCAGCTACGACCGGGTGTTCTGCCAATTCGGTCTGATGTTCTTCGCCGACCGTGCCGCCGCCGTTGCGGAGATGGCCCGGGTGCTGCGCCCCGGCGGCCGGGTATGCATCGCGACCTGGGCGCAATTGGCCGAAACCCCCGGCTATACGGCGATGGTCGAGTTGCTCGACGAGATGTTCGGAGCCCAGTATGCCGACGCACTGGCCGCGCCGTTCTGCATCGGGACGTCCGCCGAGCTGACGGACATCGTGCGCACGGCCTTCGACGACGTCGAGGTCCACCGGCTCGCCGGCGTGGCGCGTTTCCCGTCGATCGACGCCTGGGTCACCACCGATGTCCGAGCCTGGACGCTCGACGAGATGCTCGATGACGCTCAATTCGACGACCTCCGGCAGCAGGCCTCGCAGCGGTTGGCCGGCTTCTGCGACAGGTCCGGCGCCGTCAGCTTTCCTGCGCCCGCGCTGGTGGCGACAGCGGGGCGGTCCCCGAGATGA
- a CDS encoding multidrug effflux MFS transporter, which produces MSTELTHAEADSAHAAAGPRPVGGALLLVLALLSAVAPFATDMYLPAFPQMTEELSVSATAVQLSLTAFLVGVTIGQLVFGPISDRWGRRSPLLAGAVLCVVASAIVVWAPNITVLVVARFAQGLGGAAGMVIGRAIISDLARGKDAARAFSLMMIVVGVAPVVAPLVGGFLVGPIGWRGILAVVLALAVAMMVSTVAVIRETLPPERRAAISSERRGSSSPLAALRSRAFLGYAVAFAFAFAVMMAYISASPFLYQEMIGLGAAGYGLAFGANALALMVTSAVAARLTRTRSVRSLVGAGVSAILVFTGVLGMLVILDVGAGWLALPIFGAVGSCGLVFGNATALALQAVPEAAGSASAILGAAQFALAAVVSPLVSIRGENTAGPLAVVMLMSAVIAVLAFLFAAQSGTTTARPRRSFAASLR; this is translated from the coding sequence ATGTCAACCGAGCTCACACACGCCGAGGCTGATTCGGCGCACGCTGCGGCCGGGCCGCGCCCGGTCGGCGGCGCACTCCTACTCGTCCTCGCGTTGCTGTCGGCCGTGGCGCCGTTCGCGACCGACATGTACCTCCCGGCATTTCCGCAGATGACCGAAGAATTGTCGGTGTCGGCCACCGCAGTGCAACTCTCGTTGACCGCGTTTCTCGTGGGGGTGACCATCGGGCAACTCGTCTTCGGTCCGATTTCCGATCGGTGGGGCCGACGGAGTCCGCTCCTGGCCGGTGCGGTCCTGTGTGTCGTGGCGAGTGCGATCGTGGTGTGGGCGCCGAACATAACCGTGTTGGTGGTCGCCCGGTTCGCCCAAGGTCTGGGCGGGGCCGCCGGGATGGTAATCGGTCGCGCGATAATCTCCGATCTGGCGCGGGGAAAAGACGCGGCTCGCGCGTTCAGCCTGATGATGATCGTCGTCGGTGTGGCCCCCGTGGTCGCACCGCTGGTCGGTGGGTTCCTGGTGGGCCCGATCGGGTGGCGGGGGATTCTCGCAGTGGTATTGGCACTCGCCGTCGCCATGATGGTCTCGACCGTCGCCGTGATCCGGGAGACCTTGCCGCCCGAGCGTCGAGCGGCGATCAGTTCGGAGCGGCGCGGGTCGTCGTCTCCGCTGGCTGCGCTGAGGTCCCGGGCCTTCCTCGGGTATGCGGTGGCGTTCGCGTTCGCGTTCGCAGTGATGATGGCCTACATCTCGGCGTCGCCGTTCCTCTACCAGGAGATGATCGGCCTCGGCGCTGCCGGATACGGGTTGGCTTTCGGCGCCAACGCATTGGCACTCATGGTGACGAGTGCGGTGGCCGCCCGGCTCACCCGAACCCGCTCTGTTCGTTCGCTCGTCGGCGCCGGTGTCTCCGCAATCCTGGTCTTCACCGGCGTCCTCGGGATGCTGGTCATCCTCGATGTGGGCGCCGGATGGCTCGCGCTGCCGATCTTCGGTGCCGTGGGTAGCTGTGGCTTGGTGTTCGGGAACGCCACGGCCCTGGCGCTGCAGGCGGTTCCAGAAGCTGCGGGCAGCGCCTCGGCGATTCTGGGTGCTGCGCAGTTCGCGCTGGCCGCAGTGGTGTCACCACTGGTGAGCATCCGCGGCGAGAACACTGCGGGCCCGCTCGCGGTCGTGATGTTGATGTCCGCAGTGATCGCGGTGCTCGCGTTCCTGTTCGCGGCTCAGTCCGGGACCACCACCGCACGTCCTCGCAGATCGTTCGCGGCAAGCTTGCGGTAG
- a CDS encoding oxygenase MpaB family protein, which yields MENLSRRNMLKAGGTVGAVGALATVGQATPWTWSPAGSVPGRGSGANPQGVWDDEADPVVAKLLERGQVQRVNELLRGWTKNGQPLPAGLPNELRDFMEHARQLPSWTDRGKLETAVRFNQKRGTYLGVLYGFASGMMSTVIPREARAVYYSQGGADMKDRITKTAKLGYDIGSLNAYRPDGEMIVTCLKTRLAHASVRTLLPQSPWWNHSAQEKIPISQADIMVTWHSLPTTVMRMLNRWNVPIAADESAGFLHSWQITAHMLGVQDQYIPNSWNQADAQARQVLDPILAPTPEGKKLADILLDLGMNLDLSLLSRGVLGALTRFMLGDKIADWLEIPREPVWSPLLETAWGPYVLVREGLLQVGMPKEAYWLFDEFLRQFVLFYMSELRMPINITIPVGNNPRYS from the coding sequence ATGGAGAATCTGAGCAGGCGAAACATGCTGAAGGCCGGTGGCACGGTGGGCGCGGTGGGCGCGCTGGCCACCGTCGGTCAGGCGACACCGTGGACGTGGTCACCGGCGGGTTCGGTGCCCGGCCGGGGCAGCGGCGCCAACCCCCAGGGAGTCTGGGACGACGAGGCCGACCCGGTGGTGGCCAAGCTCCTCGAGCGTGGCCAGGTGCAGCGGGTCAACGAACTGCTGCGAGGCTGGACCAAGAACGGTCAGCCGCTGCCCGCCGGCCTGCCCAACGAACTGCGCGACTTCATGGAGCACGCACGCCAGCTGCCGTCGTGGACCGACCGTGGCAAACTGGAGACCGCGGTCCGGTTCAACCAGAAGCGCGGCACCTACCTGGGCGTCCTGTACGGATTCGCCAGCGGCATGATGAGCACCGTCATCCCGCGGGAGGCGCGGGCGGTGTACTACTCGCAGGGCGGTGCGGACATGAAGGACCGCATCACCAAGACCGCGAAACTCGGCTACGACATCGGCTCGCTCAACGCCTACCGGCCCGACGGCGAGATGATCGTCACCTGCCTCAAGACACGGCTGGCCCACGCATCCGTGCGGACCCTGTTGCCGCAGTCGCCGTGGTGGAACCACTCCGCACAGGAAAAGATCCCGATCAGTCAGGCCGACATCATGGTCACCTGGCACAGCCTGCCCACCACCGTTATGCGCATGCTCAATCGATGGAATGTGCCGATCGCCGCCGACGAGTCGGCCGGCTTCCTGCACTCGTGGCAGATCACCGCCCACATGCTCGGTGTTCAGGATCAGTACATCCCCAACTCCTGGAACCAGGCCGACGCGCAGGCCCGCCAGGTGCTCGACCCGATCCTCGCCCCCACCCCGGAGGGCAAGAAGCTCGCCGACATCCTGCTCGATCTCGGCATGAACCTCGACCTCAGCCTGCTGTCGCGGGGCGTCCTGGGTGCGCTCACGCGATTCATGCTCGGCGACAAGATCGCCGACTGGCTCGAGATCCCGCGTGAGCCGGTGTGGAGCCCCTTGCTCGAGACCGCTTGGGGCCCCTACGTTCTGGTCCGCGAGGGACTGCTCCAGGTCGGCATGCCGAAGGAAGCGTACTGGCTCTTCGACGAGTTCCTGCGCCAGTTCGTCCTGTTCTACATGTCGGAACTGCGCATGCCGATCAACATCACCATCCCGGTGGGCAACAACCCGCGCTACAGCTGA
- a CDS encoding glutathione peroxidase has product MTTTDVTAYDFTADDLDGNPVSLSTYAGLPLLIVNTASKCGFTPQYEGLEALNREYGGHGLRVLGFPCDQFAHQEPGDADEIKNFCSLTYDVTFPMFAKIDVNGSDAHPLYDWLRSQKRGLLGGRIQWNFTKFLIDRNGNVVDRFAPTTRPEKLSGAIGAVL; this is encoded by the coding sequence ATGACCACCACCGACGTCACAGCCTACGACTTCACCGCCGACGACCTCGACGGCAATCCGGTATCTCTGTCGACCTATGCGGGATTGCCGTTGCTGATCGTCAACACCGCATCCAAATGTGGCTTCACCCCGCAGTATGAGGGACTCGAGGCACTCAACCGGGAGTACGGCGGGCACGGGCTGCGCGTGCTCGGGTTCCCATGCGATCAGTTCGCGCATCAGGAGCCGGGCGATGCCGACGAGATCAAGAACTTCTGCTCGCTGACCTACGACGTCACCTTCCCGATGTTCGCCAAGATCGACGTCAACGGCTCCGACGCGCATCCGCTCTACGACTGGTTGCGGTCGCAGAAACGCGGTCTGCTCGGCGGCCGAATCCAGTGGAACTTCACCAAGTTCCTGATCGATCGGAACGGCAACGTGGTGGACCGATTCGCCCCGACCACCAGACCGGAGAAGTTGTCCGGCGCGATCGGCGCAGTCCTCTAA
- a CDS encoding cutinase family protein encodes MTVRGWFVVLAVVVAGLVMPATAAAAPGPSHRTNCPDLYVLAIPGTWANASDPGILRDVTDGLGPRTLVHFVGYDATAFPWEGAIYGRSKAQAVANTTGLALTMLHRCPATKLAITGYSQGADAAGDVAAEIGTGRAAIRPDQVAAVVLISDPRRSHKDNLVGPRLAGQGSGGPRLTGMGWLSAVTHTICAPRDLYCNTPRDYYVTRIVGYLAETSDPTPSQMGQYHAEANAILGELLAKGGIGAVGREVSDQRARQQIIVFNRFLQSGVHTNYAAFQVAPGVSAVDWAYNRLAALATSHR; translated from the coding sequence ATGACGGTGCGCGGATGGTTCGTGGTGCTCGCCGTCGTGGTGGCCGGGCTCGTCATGCCGGCCACCGCGGCGGCGGCGCCCGGGCCGTCACATCGAACCAACTGTCCTGATCTGTATGTCCTGGCGATTCCGGGGACGTGGGCCAATGCCAGCGACCCCGGCATTCTCCGAGACGTCACCGATGGCCTCGGGCCCCGCACGTTGGTGCACTTCGTCGGTTACGACGCGACCGCCTTCCCGTGGGAGGGGGCCATCTACGGACGCTCGAAGGCACAGGCGGTGGCGAACACCACCGGCTTGGCGCTCACCATGCTGCACCGGTGTCCCGCCACCAAGCTGGCGATCACCGGTTACAGCCAGGGCGCCGATGCCGCCGGGGACGTGGCCGCCGAGATCGGCACCGGTCGCGCCGCGATCAGACCAGATCAGGTTGCCGCGGTGGTACTCATCTCCGATCCTCGCCGGTCACACAAGGACAATCTGGTCGGCCCCCGACTGGCGGGCCAGGGCAGCGGAGGGCCGCGTCTGACGGGCATGGGGTGGCTCAGCGCAGTGACCCACACCATCTGCGCGCCCAGAGACCTCTACTGCAACACGCCTCGCGACTACTACGTGACGCGGATCGTCGGATATCTCGCGGAGACCAGCGATCCCACGCCGAGCCAGATGGGCCAGTACCACGCGGAAGCGAACGCGATCCTGGGTGAACTACTGGCCAAGGGCGGGATCGGCGCAGTCGGCCGCGAGGTGAGCGATCAGCGTGCACGCCAACAGATCATCGTCTTCAATCGGTTTCTACAGTCCGGCGTGCACACCAACTATGCCGCCTTCCAGGTAGCGCCCGGGGTCAGCGCCGTGGACTGGGCGTACAACCGCCTCGCGGCATTGGCCACCTCGCACCGCTGA
- a CDS encoding NAD(P)-dependent alcohol dehydrogenase — MKAIQIVKPGSEPELREVDKPSPGPGQVLLKVTAAGACHSDDFVLNMPAEGFPYPLPMTLGHEGVGVVAETGSGVTSIAEGTPVAVYGPWGCGVCHFCSGGLENYCSRAAELQITPPGLGVDGAMADYLLVDDPRHLVPIGDLDPVRTVPLTDAGLTPYHAIKPSLPKLVGGSTAVVIGAGGLGHVAIQMLRHLTPSRIIALDVTEEKLAFASEVGAHETVLSNEDAVAGVRKIVGNEGATAVFDFVGYQPTIDTALGVVGTMGDVVVVGLGDGAATAKIGIFAQPFEVSARAPYWGTRSELIEVLDLARDGVLDVAVETFSLDDGLEAYRKLAANDLRGRAVVVPD; from the coding sequence ATGAAGGCCATCCAGATCGTCAAGCCGGGCAGCGAACCCGAACTGCGGGAGGTGGACAAGCCCTCACCCGGACCCGGCCAGGTGCTACTGAAGGTGACCGCGGCGGGCGCCTGCCACTCCGACGACTTCGTGCTGAACATGCCCGCCGAGGGCTTTCCCTACCCCCTGCCCATGACGCTCGGCCACGAGGGCGTCGGAGTGGTCGCGGAAACCGGCAGCGGTGTGACCAGCATCGCGGAGGGAACCCCGGTGGCCGTCTACGGGCCGTGGGGATGCGGGGTATGCCACTTCTGCTCCGGCGGGCTGGAGAACTACTGCAGCCGCGCCGCCGAACTGCAGATCACCCCGCCGGGCCTCGGCGTCGACGGCGCAATGGCCGACTACCTGCTCGTCGACGATCCGCGCCACCTGGTACCGATCGGCGACCTCGATCCGGTCCGAACCGTCCCGCTGACCGACGCCGGCCTGACGCCGTATCACGCCATCAAGCCGTCGCTGCCCAAGCTGGTGGGCGGCAGCACCGCGGTGGTGATCGGCGCCGGCGGGCTGGGTCACGTCGCGATCCAGATGCTGCGCCACCTCACCCCGTCGCGCATCATCGCCCTCGACGTGACCGAGGAGAAGTTGGCCTTCGCATCCGAGGTCGGTGCCCACGAGACGGTCCTGAGTAACGAGGATGCGGTTGCAGGCGTCCGCAAGATCGTCGGAAATGAGGGCGCCACAGCAGTGTTCGACTTCGTCGGCTACCAGCCCACCATCGACACCGCGTTGGGAGTGGTGGGCACCATGGGTGACGTCGTCGTCGTCGGCCTCGGCGACGGTGCGGCCACCGCGAAGATCGGCATCTTCGCCCAGCCGTTCGAGGTCTCGGCACGCGCGCCGTACTGGGGCACCCGCAGCGAGCTGATCGAGGTGCTCGACCTCGCCCGTGACGGTGTCCTCGACGTGGCGGTGGAGACCTTCTCGCTCGACGATGGTCTCGAGGCCTACCGCAAGCTTGCCGCGAACGATCTGCGAGGACGTGCGGTGGTGGTCCCGGACTGA
- a CDS encoding acyl-CoA dehydrogenase family protein, giving the protein MPALRLVPPIVDDPAEFHALRLEVRAFIDEQRRAGRIGREVDTWLTGWDEEFTRALAARGWLGMTVPVEYGGRGVGFLERFVVTEELLAAGAPVAAHWIADRQVVPSLLKYGTEAQKHRYLPRISDGTCSFAIGMSEPESGSDLASVRTRATRVDGGWSITGTKVWTSGAHRAEAFICLTRSEPLDAAHRHRGLTQFIVDLRSDGLRVSPIRSMDGRHHSNEVVLDNVFVPDDMVFGTVGAGWAQVTSELSFERSGPERLLSTFPLLAETADQMGRGSLPHHPDLGRFVARIAGLHQMSTAVAGALTRQEPADTAAAVVKVLGTTTEGDIADFADTLTDDTNPALAEHRRMVDTAVVQRPGFTLRGGTNEVLRGVIARGLGLR; this is encoded by the coding sequence ATGCCCGCTCTCCGACTCGTCCCGCCGATCGTCGACGATCCCGCCGAGTTCCACGCCCTGCGCCTCGAGGTCCGTGCGTTCATCGACGAACAGCGACGCGCCGGTCGTATCGGACGCGAGGTCGATACCTGGCTGACCGGCTGGGATGAGGAGTTCACCCGGGCGCTCGCCGCGCGGGGCTGGCTGGGTATGACCGTTCCGGTTGAATACGGCGGGCGCGGAGTCGGTTTCCTCGAGCGCTTCGTGGTGACCGAGGAGCTGCTCGCGGCGGGTGCACCGGTTGCCGCCCACTGGATCGCCGACCGGCAGGTGGTGCCATCGCTGCTGAAGTACGGCACCGAAGCCCAGAAGCACCGCTACCTCCCACGCATCTCCGACGGCACCTGCTCGTTCGCGATCGGTATGAGCGAACCCGAGTCCGGGTCCGACCTGGCGAGCGTGCGCACTCGAGCCACCCGCGTCGACGGCGGCTGGTCGATCACCGGTACCAAGGTGTGGACGTCGGGCGCGCACCGGGCCGAGGCGTTCATCTGCCTCACCCGCTCGGAGCCGCTCGACGCGGCGCACCGGCACCGGGGGCTCACCCAGTTCATCGTGGACCTGCGCTCCGACGGCCTGCGCGTCTCTCCGATCCGGTCGATGGACGGTCGCCACCACTCCAACGAGGTCGTCCTCGACAACGTGTTCGTGCCCGACGACATGGTCTTCGGGACCGTCGGTGCGGGATGGGCGCAGGTGACCTCCGAGCTCTCGTTCGAACGCAGCGGCCCAGAGCGGCTGCTGTCCACGTTCCCGCTGCTGGCCGAGACCGCCGACCAGATGGGTCGGGGATCGCTGCCTCACCACCCCGACCTCGGCCGTTTCGTGGCCCGCATCGCCGGACTGCATCAGATGTCCACCGCCGTGGCCGGCGCACTGACGCGGCAGGAACCTGCCGACACCGCCGCCGCCGTGGTCAAGGTCCTCGGTACCACCACCGAGGGCGACATCGCCGACTTCGCCGACACGCTCACCGACGATACGAATCCGGCGCTGGCCGAGCATCGCCGGATGGTCGACACCGCGGTGGTGCAACGACCCGGATTCACGTTGCGCGGCGGCACGAACGAGGTGTTGCGCGGGGTGATCGCGCGCGGTCTGGGGTTGCGCTGA